In the Besnoitia besnoiti strain Bb-Ger1 chromosome Unknown contig00061, whole genome shotgun sequence genome, one interval contains:
- a CDS encoding cytochrome b6 subfamily protein (encoded by transcript BESB_070010) has protein sequence MPTSSIMLTNLKFVPYLPYYLIGLIFLQTAFGLIELSHPDNSIPVNRFVTPLHIVPEWYFLAYYAVLKVIPSKTGGLLVFMLSTCQ, from the exons atgcctacaagctctataatgctaacaaatctaaag tttgttccctatctaccatattatctaattggtttaattttcttacaaacggcttttggtttgattgaattatcgcacccagataactccataccagtgaaccggtttgtaactccgcttcatatcgtacctgaatggtactttttagcatattatgcggtgttaaaagtaatcccatccaaaaccggtggtttgttagtatttatgttatcaacatgtcaatga